The genomic segment ACGGTCCACCAGCGCTCCCGCCACGCACCCGCCACCCCTTCGCCCAGCGCCCTGATGAAGTCCTCCGCGAATTCGGCGACGGAGGTTACCGCGGCTCTGACCTCCGGGCCCGCACTCTCTTGATGCGTGCGACCGGCCGCGCCGAGTAGCGTGCGCGCGAGTTCGGGCTTGGCGGACCAGACGTACAGAGGGTTGTACTCGGGCTTCTCGGCTGCGACGAGCTGTTGCGCCGCCTTCACGGCCATCGGAGGGAAGTCCTTCAGGTCCTGGAGGGACGGCCCTTCTCCGAGCCTGGGGAACGCGCGCTGGCGCTCGCGCACCGTCCTCAACAGCGCCTCGGCCTCGTCGAGCATCTCCGGGTTCTTGAGAAGCTCCGCCGCGGCCTCCGGCCAAGGATTGCCGAGGCGGTCCAGCTGATCGTCGATGTCGCGCAGGCGCTGCACGTCGGCCTTGAACGCATCGACGATGCCCTGCCACCCGTCAGGCTCGCTTCCTTCTTGGTAGGCCACCAACCGCTTTACCTCGAAGCCTTCCCGCTCGGCGGCGTCGACGGCCTCGCGCATCGCTTTCCACCACGGCGCCTCCTTCTCCTCGACGGTCGCAGCGACGGTTTCCTGTAAATCGTCCAAGAAAGAGCCGAACTCGTCAGAATCCTCAACGGTGCCGGCGTCGAGGTCCTCCAACTCACCGATCATCTCCGCGATCTCTTCGGCGACGACCTCGCGCTCCTCCAGCTCCTGCGTCGCGAGGACCTTGTTCAGGGCTCCCCCGAGCTCACGTACGTTCTTGAACGGATAGCGGGCGACCGCCTCGGCGACTCCCCTCTGCAGGGATTGGCCTCTCTCCTCCACCTTCCTCCGGATGATCGCGACCCGCGTCTCGTATTCGGGAGGACCGATGTCGACGATCAGCCCGCCAGAGAAGCGCGACAGCAGACGTGCGTCCAAGCCGTTGATGTCCGCCGGTGGGCGGTCACTCGCCAGCACGATCTGGCTTCCAGCCGCGGAAAGGTCGTCGAGCGTGCGCAGCAACATCTCCTGTGCCGCGTGTTGCCCGGTGAGGAATTGAACGTCGTCCAGCAGCAGGATGGCGAGATCGTTGTGGCGGTCCTTGAATCCGTCTCTGTCACCCATCT from the Gemmatimonadota bacterium genome contains:
- a CDS encoding ATP-binding protein is translated as MTDLDAKLTFASFVVGPTNRLASAAAKRAADSPGTSYNPLFVYSASGLGKSHLLTAIAHQARKLDAVGDVEYMALEKYLEELIAALEMGDRDGFKDRHNDLAILLLDDVQFLTGQHAAQEMLLRTLDDLSAAGSQIVLASDRPPADINGLDARLLSRFSGGLIVDIGPPEYETRVAIIRRKVEERGQSLQRGVAEAVARYPFKNVRELGGALNKVLATQELEEREVVAEEIAEMIGELEDLDAGTVEDSDEFGSFLDDLQETVAATVEEKEAPWWKAMREAVDAAEREGFEVKRLVAYQEGSEPDGWQGIVDAFKADVQRLRDIDDQLDRLGNPWPEAAAELLKNPEMLDEAEALLRTVRERQRAFPRLGEGPSLQDLKDFPPMAVKAAQQLVAAEKPEYNPLYVWSAKPELARTLLGAAGRTHQESAGPEVRAAVTSVAEFAEDFIRALGEGVAGAWRERWWTVDLLMVHGMEALSETERAQDEFFHLYEVLSRRGARIMLVGDRAPSGIENIDERLRSRFEGGLVLEVDAGTGAGELELVEMAESTPGEGASPPQPAAIATQEPTRGGAWFPSAENVVLMWPKIDDLLIEELD